From one Mycobacterium colombiense CECT 3035 genomic stretch:
- a CDS encoding DUF7159 family protein, translating into MDTVLGLSVTPTAVGWVVAEGHGADGTILDHQELALRAGHGVRAVGTAEQVVDEVLRAETTAAASDHRLRVIGVTWTDEASAQAALVLEALTDAGFDNVVPIRFLDAVETLAQAIAPVIGYEQTAVCILDHDVTTVAMVDTHDGETQTATKHVRGGFDGLTRWLTGMFERNGWQPGGVVVVGGHSDIDGLSWQLEKTLPVPVFVQSMAQVTIARGAALSAARSTEFTDEQLVEHVSEPVPAPAQKRQLSYSGALTALAAGAITFVGSVSLAVGIHVGPASAAPAPKHATHPPTPQIAEAVTAVAPLPAAPPTKPAAAQAKPPAGEPVSQPSPPEEQPGTGGDRQPYLTRVLEHIPGDTGEPAAEDTPRAATDPQP; encoded by the coding sequence TTGGACACGGTTCTTGGCCTGTCAGTGACGCCGACCGCCGTTGGTTGGGTGGTCGCCGAAGGACACGGCGCGGACGGCACCATCCTCGATCACCAGGAGCTCGCGCTGCGTGCAGGCCACGGCGTGCGCGCCGTGGGTACCGCGGAGCAGGTAGTGGACGAGGTGTTGCGGGCCGAAACCACTGCGGCCGCAAGCGACCACCGCCTGCGGGTCATCGGAGTCACCTGGACCGACGAAGCATCCGCACAGGCCGCGCTGGTGCTGGAGGCGTTGACCGACGCGGGATTCGACAACGTCGTGCCAATTCGATTCCTGGACGCCGTCGAGACGCTGGCTCAGGCCATCGCGCCCGTCATCGGCTATGAGCAGACGGCGGTCTGCATCCTCGACCACGACGTGACAACCGTCGCCATGGTCGACACGCACGACGGGGAGACCCAGACGGCCACCAAGCACGTGCGCGGCGGCTTCGACGGCCTGACCCGATGGCTTACCGGCATGTTCGAACGCAACGGTTGGCAACCGGGCGGCGTGGTGGTGGTCGGCGGCCATAGCGACATCGACGGGCTCTCCTGGCAACTCGAAAAGACTTTGCCCGTACCGGTTTTCGTGCAGTCGATGGCCCAGGTGACCATTGCGCGCGGCGCCGCGCTGTCCGCGGCCCGCAGCACCGAATTCACCGACGAGCAGTTGGTGGAGCACGTCAGCGAACCCGTTCCGGCACCGGCTCAGAAGCGGCAGTTGTCCTACTCCGGGGCGCTGACCGCGCTGGCGGCCGGAGCCATCACCTTCGTCGGCTCGGTGTCACTCGCGGTGGGGATCCACGTCGGCCCCGCCAGCGCGGCGCCCGCGCCGAAGCACGCTACGCACCCGCCGACGCCGCAGATCGCCGAGGCGGTCACGGCCGTGGCGCCGCTTCCGGCGGCCCCTCCGACGAAGCCGGCGGCTGCGCAGGCCAAGCCGCCTGCCGGAGAACCGGTTTCGCAGCCGAGCCCCCCTGAGGAGCAGCCGGGCACCGGCGGCGACCGGCAGCCGTATCTGACCCGGGTACTGGAGCACATTCCCGGCGACACCGGCGAGCCTGCGGCTGAGGACACCCCGCGCGCAGCGACCGACCCGCAGCCCTGA
- a CDS encoding YceI family protein, protein MTSDKNSVWTIGPTDGELLLHTGVAGRAARMGHRLTVAMTRWRATVSWAGSRPVSAQLAVETDSFEVLRGDGGVKGLSGAEKALVRTNALKSLSASRFPEIRYTADVIDEADGGYHLTGTLDIRGKSRGHVIDVRTEDLGDSWRMSVESAVRQSDYGIKPYSLLMGSVQVADEVSLTFSAVHARNS, encoded by the coding sequence GTGACCTCCGACAAAAACTCGGTGTGGACGATCGGTCCGACTGACGGTGAATTGTTGCTGCACACCGGTGTTGCCGGTAGGGCGGCACGGATGGGGCATCGGCTCACCGTCGCGATGACGCGCTGGCGCGCCACCGTGAGCTGGGCCGGTTCTCGGCCCGTCAGCGCACAACTCGCGGTCGAGACGGATTCGTTCGAGGTGCTGCGCGGCGACGGCGGTGTCAAAGGGCTGTCCGGGGCGGAGAAGGCATTGGTACGCACCAATGCGCTGAAGTCGTTGTCCGCCAGTCGATTTCCCGAGATCCGCTACACCGCGGACGTCATCGATGAGGCGGACGGCGGGTACCACCTGACCGGCACGCTGGACATCCGGGGAAAGTCGCGAGGCCACGTGATCGACGTCCGCACAGAAGATCTCGGGGACTCGTGGCGGATGTCAGTCGAATCCGCCGTCCGCCAGTCCGACTACGGCATCAAGCCCTACTCGCTGCTGATGGGTTCGGTCCAGGTCGCCGACGAGGTGTCGTTGACCTTCTCCGCGGTTCACGCCCGGAACAGCTGA
- a CDS encoding alcohol dehydrogenase catalytic domain-containing protein, which produces MPTHRAVHVPSAGAALELVDAETKPPGRDEVRLTVAACGICGTDAHFVNGGFPGMSWPLTPGHEIAGKVAEIGDGVQDFAIGDRVAVGWFGGCCHRCNQCGKGQFIHCENGKVPSWQYPGGYAESVTVPVSALARIPAELSDAEAAPMGCAGVTTYNALRHTKALPGDRVAILGVGGLGHLGVQFARAMGFETIAINRGTGKADDARKLGAHHYIDSTASDPAEALKDLGGATVVLATAGNSQAMAATVGGILPQGELVTIGVTPEPLPISPVQLITPGVSIVGHPSGTAKDVEDTMHFAVLSGVRAWIEELPLSQAREGYAALEEGRAHYRTVLTM; this is translated from the coding sequence ATGCCCACGCATCGAGCCGTCCATGTCCCGTCCGCAGGCGCAGCTTTGGAGCTGGTCGATGCCGAAACCAAACCACCGGGTCGCGACGAGGTACGGCTGACGGTCGCCGCGTGCGGCATCTGCGGCACCGACGCGCACTTCGTCAACGGCGGGTTCCCGGGCATGTCCTGGCCGCTGACTCCCGGACATGAGATCGCCGGCAAGGTCGCCGAGATCGGCGATGGCGTACAGGATTTCGCGATCGGTGATCGCGTCGCGGTCGGCTGGTTCGGCGGATGCTGCCACCGCTGCAACCAATGCGGTAAGGGTCAGTTCATTCACTGCGAGAACGGCAAGGTGCCGAGTTGGCAGTATCCCGGCGGGTACGCGGAGTCGGTGACCGTGCCGGTGAGCGCGCTGGCGCGAATCCCGGCCGAGCTTTCCGACGCCGAAGCCGCCCCGATGGGGTGTGCGGGCGTGACCACTTACAACGCTCTGCGGCACACCAAGGCGCTGCCCGGTGACCGGGTGGCGATCCTCGGTGTCGGCGGCCTGGGCCACCTGGGCGTGCAGTTCGCCCGGGCGATGGGCTTCGAAACCATTGCGATCAACCGCGGTACCGGCAAGGCCGACGATGCCCGGAAGTTGGGCGCCCATCACTACATCGACTCCACGGCCAGCGACCCGGCCGAGGCGCTGAAGGACCTGGGCGGCGCGACCGTCGTCCTGGCCACCGCCGGCAATTCACAAGCCATGGCCGCCACGGTCGGCGGCATACTCCCCCAAGGCGAACTGGTCACCATCGGGGTCACGCCCGAGCCGCTGCCGATCAGTCCGGTGCAACTGATTACGCCGGGCGTCAGCATCGTCGGCCATCCCTCCGGGACCGCGAAGGATGTCGAAGACACGATGCACTTCGCTGTCCTGTCCGGCGTGCGGGCGTGGATCGAGGAACTTCCGCTGTCACAGGCCAGGGAGGGCTATGCGGCCCTGGAAGAAGGTCGGGCGCACTACCGCACCGTTTTGACCATGTGA
- a CDS encoding cytochrome P450 produces MPTVEPSAKPVPNLPPGFDFTDPDIHAERLPVEELAELRRTAPIWWNEQPDGVGGFDDGGFWVVSKHKDVKEISRRSDVFSSLENTALPRYKEGTVREQRETGKFVLLNMDAPQHTHLRKIISRGFTPRAVELLRDDLNERARRIVAAAAAEGSGDFVEQVSCELPLQAIAGLMGVPQEDRMKLFHWSNEMVGDQDPEFARNDAMGASVELITYAMQMAADRKQNPGDDIVTKLIEADVDGHKLSDDEFGFFVILLAVAGNETTRNSITQGMMAFTDFPDQWELYKRERPVTTADEIVRWATPVTSFQRTALQDYELSGVQIKKGQRVVMVYRSANFDEDVFDDPFTFNILRDPNPHVGFGGTGAHYCLGANLARMTIDLMFNAIADAMPNLESAGKPERLRSGWLNGIKHWQVDYHTNGAQQCPVAHQAQG; encoded by the coding sequence ATGCCAACCGTCGAGCCATCCGCCAAGCCGGTCCCCAATCTGCCTCCCGGCTTCGACTTCACCGACCCGGACATCCACGCCGAGCGGCTCCCGGTGGAAGAACTGGCCGAGCTGCGCCGTACCGCGCCGATCTGGTGGAACGAACAGCCGGACGGGGTGGGCGGATTCGATGACGGCGGCTTCTGGGTGGTGTCCAAGCACAAGGACGTCAAAGAGATCTCGCGGCGCAGCGACGTGTTCTCCAGCCTGGAGAACACCGCCCTGCCCCGATACAAAGAGGGCACGGTGCGCGAGCAGCGGGAGACCGGCAAGTTCGTCTTGCTCAACATGGACGCCCCGCAGCACACCCACCTCCGCAAAATCATCTCCCGCGGGTTCACCCCCCGCGCCGTCGAGCTGCTGCGCGATGACCTGAACGAGCGCGCCCGACGCATCGTCGCGGCCGCGGCCGCAGAGGGTTCCGGCGACTTCGTCGAGCAGGTGTCCTGCGAGCTGCCCCTGCAGGCGATCGCCGGTCTGATGGGGGTGCCGCAAGAGGACCGCATGAAGCTGTTCCACTGGTCGAACGAGATGGTGGGCGACCAGGATCCCGAGTTCGCGCGCAACGACGCGATGGGCGCCTCGGTCGAACTGATCACCTACGCCATGCAGATGGCCGCCGACCGTAAGCAAAACCCCGGCGATGACATCGTCACCAAGCTGATCGAGGCCGACGTCGACGGGCACAAGCTCTCCGACGACGAGTTCGGCTTCTTCGTGATCCTGCTGGCGGTCGCCGGCAACGAGACGACGCGCAACTCGATCACCCAGGGCATGATGGCCTTCACCGACTTCCCGGATCAGTGGGAGCTCTACAAGCGCGAGCGCCCCGTCACCACCGCCGACGAGATCGTGCGCTGGGCGACGCCGGTCACCTCATTCCAGCGGACCGCGCTGCAGGACTACGAGCTGTCCGGCGTGCAGATCAAGAAGGGCCAACGGGTCGTAATGGTCTATCGCTCAGCCAATTTCGATGAGGACGTGTTCGACGACCCGTTCACCTTCAACATTCTGCGGGATCCCAACCCGCACGTGGGCTTCGGTGGCACCGGCGCGCACTACTGCCTCGGGGCCAACCTGGCGCGGATGACAATCGACCTGATGTTCAACGCGATCGCCGACGCCATGCCCAATCTGGAATCGGCCGGCAAGCCCGAACGGCTCCGGTCGGGCTGGCTCAACGGAATCAAGCACTGGCAGGTCGACTATCACACCAACGGCGCCCAGCAATGCCCTGTCGCGCATCAGGCGCAGGGGTGA
- a CDS encoding Rv1893 family protein, translating to MAFNPKDAVDAARDIATNAVEKASDIVEHASDIIRGDLAGGASGIVANSIDIGTYALDRTKEVFTGRDEVDDV from the coding sequence ATGGCCTTCAATCCCAAAGATGCAGTCGACGCGGCGAGGGACATCGCGACCAACGCCGTCGAGAAAGCCTCCGACATCGTCGAACACGCCAGCGACATCATCCGCGGCGACCTCGCCGGGGGCGCCAGCGGCATCGTTGCGAATTCGATCGACATCGGCACGTACGCGCTGGACCGGACGAAGGAAGTGTTCACCGGTCGCGACGAAGTCGACGACGTGTAG
- a CDS encoding nitronate monooxygenase — protein MHTPICDELGIEFPIFAFTHCRDVVVAVSKAGGFGVLGAVGFTPEQLEIELNWIDENIGDHPYGVDIVIPNKYEGMDSHLSAEELAETLRKMVPQEHLDFGKKILADHGVPVEDSDGDTLQLLGWTEATATPQVEVALKHPKVKMIANALGTPPAEMIKHIHDAGLKVAALCGSPSQARKHADAGVDIIIAQGGEAGGHCGEVGSIVLWPQVVKEVAPVPVLAAGGIGSGEQIAAALALGAQGAWTGSQWLMVEESSNTPVQQQAYVKAGSRDTVRSRSFTGKPARMLRNDWTEAWEAPENPKPLGMPLQYMVSGMAVRATNRYPNESVDVAFNPVGQVVGQFTKVEKTSTVIERWVQEYLEATNRLDELNEAASV, from the coding sequence ATGCACACCCCTATCTGCGACGAACTCGGGATCGAGTTCCCGATTTTCGCCTTCACCCACTGCCGCGACGTCGTCGTGGCGGTCAGCAAGGCTGGGGGGTTCGGCGTGCTCGGAGCGGTCGGCTTCACCCCCGAGCAGCTGGAGATCGAACTCAACTGGATCGACGAGAACATCGGCGACCACCCCTACGGCGTCGACATCGTGATCCCGAACAAGTACGAGGGCATGGACTCCCACCTGTCGGCGGAGGAGCTGGCCGAGACGCTGCGCAAGATGGTGCCACAGGAGCACCTGGACTTCGGCAAGAAGATCCTCGCCGACCACGGCGTGCCGGTCGAGGACAGCGACGGCGACACCCTGCAGCTGCTCGGCTGGACCGAGGCGACCGCCACGCCCCAGGTGGAGGTGGCGCTCAAGCACCCGAAGGTGAAGATGATCGCCAACGCGCTGGGCACCCCGCCGGCCGAGATGATCAAGCACATCCACGACGCGGGGCTCAAGGTGGCGGCGCTGTGCGGCTCCCCCTCGCAGGCTCGCAAGCACGCCGACGCGGGCGTCGACATCATCATCGCCCAGGGCGGTGAGGCCGGCGGGCACTGCGGCGAGGTCGGCTCGATCGTGCTGTGGCCGCAGGTCGTCAAGGAGGTCGCCCCGGTTCCGGTGCTGGCCGCGGGTGGCATCGGCAGCGGTGAGCAGATCGCGGCCGCGCTGGCGCTCGGCGCGCAGGGCGCGTGGACCGGATCGCAGTGGCTGATGGTCGAGGAGTCCTCGAACACCCCGGTCCAGCAGCAGGCCTACGTCAAGGCGGGCAGCCGCGACACCGTCCGCAGCCGCTCGTTCACCGGCAAGCCGGCGCGCATGCTGCGCAACGACTGGACCGAGGCATGGGAGGCGCCGGAAAACCCGAAGCCGCTCGGAATGCCGTTGCAGTACATGGTGTCTGGCATGGCCGTCCGCGCCACCAACAGGTACCCCAACGAATCCGTCGACGTGGCGTTCAACCCCGTCGGTCAGGTGGTCGGCCAGTTCACCAAGGTGGAGAAGACCTCAACGGTCATCGAGCGCTGGGTGCAGGAGTACCTGGAAGCCACCAACCGGCTCGACGAGCTCAACGAGGCCGCCTCCGTCTAG
- a CDS encoding flavin-containing monooxygenase, with product MRSRYAGDPFTTSTPEIAAALKDVSIPTMLLSLVHITGDPRFIRDFKQMGIFLNEVQGFMSEEDKARARAEALTVITQYRDRGCPEPPPLRPELIREMMDWAACEHVPDDYLPLVAEELDLDGADPRRPAALPAGRAAELPVLVIGCGESGILAGVRLKQANIPFTIVEKNAGPGGTWWENRYPGARVDVANHFYCYSFEPNNDWTHFFAEQYELQDYFTKVIDTHHLGEHVRWRTEAVAAEWNDDDGTWSVSLRSADGATTDVRARALITAVGQLNRPNIPAFDGADTFQGPSFHSAAWDHSVDLTGKRVALVGAGASGFQIAPAIAGDVEQLTVFQRTAQWMFPNPMYHDEVGDGVRWAMRHLPFYGRWYRFLVLWPGSDKGLDAAEGDPGYADQDHAVSDINAAAHMMFSQWITSQVSADSELLAKVMPDYPACGKRTLQDNGSWLRTLQRGNVELVRTPIAEITPHGIVTDDGVTHDADVIVYATGFRHTEVLWPLKVTGRDGTDLHEMWGSRPYAYLGITVPQFPNFFVVYGPGTHLAHGGSLIFQSELQMRYVDQCLARLAEPGVYSLEPRPEAAADWHRRTQSQIKKMVWSHPAVKHSYFKNADGEIHTVSPWRLNEYWSAVREPDWSQFFVRTKDSAQQGK from the coding sequence ATGCGCAGCCGCTACGCGGGCGATCCCTTCACCACATCCACACCCGAGATCGCCGCCGCGCTAAAGGATGTCAGCATCCCTACGATGTTGCTCTCACTCGTCCACATCACCGGCGATCCCAGATTCATCCGCGACTTCAAGCAGATGGGCATCTTCCTCAACGAGGTACAGGGATTCATGTCGGAGGAGGATAAGGCGCGCGCCCGCGCGGAAGCCCTGACGGTGATCACGCAGTACCGGGACCGCGGTTGCCCCGAACCGCCGCCGCTGCGCCCGGAACTCATCAGGGAGATGATGGATTGGGCGGCGTGCGAGCACGTTCCGGACGACTACCTGCCGCTGGTCGCCGAGGAACTCGACCTCGACGGTGCCGACCCCCGGCGACCCGCCGCATTACCGGCCGGGCGCGCCGCCGAGCTTCCGGTCCTGGTCATCGGGTGCGGCGAATCCGGCATCCTGGCCGGCGTCCGCCTCAAGCAGGCCAACATCCCGTTCACCATCGTGGAGAAGAACGCGGGGCCCGGCGGAACATGGTGGGAGAACAGGTATCCCGGCGCCCGGGTGGACGTGGCGAATCATTTCTATTGCTACAGCTTCGAGCCCAACAACGACTGGACGCACTTCTTCGCCGAGCAATACGAGCTGCAGGACTATTTCACCAAGGTCATCGACACACACCACCTGGGTGAGCACGTGCGGTGGCGGACCGAGGCCGTGGCGGCCGAGTGGAACGACGACGACGGCACCTGGAGCGTGTCGCTGCGTTCGGCCGACGGCGCGACGACCGACGTGCGGGCACGTGCGCTCATCACCGCGGTGGGTCAGCTGAACCGTCCCAACATTCCGGCTTTCGACGGGGCGGACACGTTCCAGGGACCGTCTTTTCACTCGGCGGCCTGGGACCATTCCGTGGACCTGACGGGTAAGCGGGTCGCGCTGGTCGGCGCGGGCGCCAGCGGCTTCCAGATCGCCCCGGCGATCGCCGGGGACGTCGAGCAGTTGACCGTGTTCCAGCGGACCGCGCAGTGGATGTTCCCCAATCCGATGTATCACGACGAGGTCGGCGACGGGGTGCGCTGGGCGATGCGCCACCTTCCGTTCTACGGGCGGTGGTATCGCTTCCTGGTGCTCTGGCCCGGTTCGGACAAAGGCCTCGACGCCGCCGAAGGCGACCCGGGCTACGCCGACCAGGATCACGCCGTCAGCGACATCAACGCCGCCGCGCACATGATGTTCTCGCAATGGATCACCAGCCAGGTCAGCGCCGACTCGGAGTTGCTGGCCAAGGTGATGCCGGACTATCCCGCGTGCGGCAAACGGACCCTGCAGGACAACGGCAGCTGGCTGCGGACGCTGCAGCGCGGCAACGTCGAACTGGTTCGCACACCCATCGCCGAGATCACGCCGCACGGCATCGTCACGGATGACGGCGTGACGCACGACGCCGATGTCATCGTGTACGCCACCGGGTTTCGGCACACCGAGGTGCTGTGGCCGCTGAAGGTCACCGGCCGAGACGGGACCGACCTGCACGAGATGTGGGGGAGCCGGCCCTATGCCTACCTCGGGATCACCGTCCCGCAATTCCCGAACTTCTTCGTCGTCTACGGCCCGGGAACGCACCTCGCGCACGGCGGCAGCCTGATCTTCCAGTCCGAACTGCAGATGCGCTACGTCGACCAGTGCCTGGCGCGACTGGCCGAGCCCGGTGTGTACTCCCTGGAACCCAGGCCCGAGGCCGCCGCGGACTGGCATCGGCGGACGCAGAGCCAGATCAAGAAGATGGTGTGGTCACATCCGGCGGTCAAGCATTCGTATTTCAAGAACGCCGACGGGGAGATCCACACCGTGAGCCCATGGCGGCTCAACGAATACTGGTCGGCGGTGCGCGAGCCCGACTGGTCACAATTCTTCGTGCGAACGAAAGATTCAGCGCAACAAGGAAAGTGA
- a CDS encoding alcohol dehydrogenase catalytic domain-containing protein, whose translation MRTVVVDGPRSIRVDTRPDPTLPGPDGAIVEVSAAGICGSDLHFYEADFPMPDPIALGHEAIGTVVDAGPDVRNVKVGEKVLVSSVTGCGACPGCATHDPVMCHSGFQIFGGGVLGGAQADLLAVPAADFQLLKIPEGISTEQALLLTDNLATGWAAAQRADIPFGGTVAVIGLGAVGLCSLRSALFQGAATVFAVDQVDGRLERAARWGATPLKVPALEAIMAATGGRGADAVIDAVATDASLTDAINAVRPGGTVSVVGVHDMNPFPLNALGCLIRSTTVRFTTAPVQRTWPELIPLLQSGRLDVEGIFTSTMPLDDAAKGYATAELRSGDDVKILLKP comes from the coding sequence ATGCGCACCGTAGTCGTCGACGGCCCCCGCAGCATCCGGGTGGACACCCGGCCCGATCCAACTCTGCCCGGGCCCGACGGGGCGATCGTGGAGGTGAGCGCCGCCGGCATCTGCGGATCCGATCTGCACTTCTACGAGGCCGACTTCCCGATGCCCGACCCGATCGCGCTCGGCCACGAGGCCATCGGAACGGTGGTGGACGCCGGGCCAGACGTCCGCAACGTGAAGGTCGGCGAGAAGGTCCTGGTGTCGTCGGTCACCGGCTGCGGAGCGTGCCCGGGATGCGCCACCCACGATCCGGTGATGTGCCACTCCGGCTTTCAGATCTTCGGTGGCGGTGTGCTCGGCGGTGCGCAAGCAGACCTGCTGGCGGTGCCCGCCGCCGACTTCCAGCTGCTGAAGATACCCGAGGGCATCAGCACCGAACAGGCACTGCTGCTCACCGACAACCTGGCCACCGGCTGGGCCGCGGCGCAGCGCGCCGATATTCCGTTCGGCGGCACGGTGGCGGTCATCGGACTTGGCGCGGTTGGGCTGTGCTCGCTGCGCAGTGCGCTTTTTCAGGGCGCGGCAACGGTTTTCGCCGTCGACCAGGTCGACGGCCGACTGGAGCGCGCCGCCCGGTGGGGCGCGACACCGCTCAAAGTGCCGGCGCTCGAGGCGATCATGGCCGCCACCGGTGGCCGCGGCGCCGACGCGGTGATCGACGCCGTCGCCACGGACGCCTCCCTGACCGACGCGATCAACGCCGTGCGGCCCGGCGGGACCGTCTCGGTCGTCGGGGTGCACGACATGAATCCGTTCCCGCTCAACGCCCTGGGCTGCCTGATCCGCAGCACGACGGTGCGATTCACCACCGCACCGGTGCAACGCACCTGGCCGGAACTGATACCGCTGCTGCAGTCGGGCCGGCTGGACGTCGAGGGCATCTTCACCAGCACGATGCCGTTGGATGATGCGGCCAAGGGCTACGCGACCGCGGAATTGCGATCGGGCGACGACGTGAAGATCCTGCTGAAGCCCTAG